From the Sulfuriferula nivalis genome, the window GCAAATAATAGCCCGTCTGACTTCATTATTTGCGCAAAACGATCCAGTATTTTGGCTTGAGTAGGTTTATCAAAATATATCATTACGTTACGACAAAATATCACATCAAAGGGACCGGAAATAGGCCAAGTTGGCGCCAATAAGTTAAGTGGTTGGAAAGTTATTAAGTCACGCAATGCTTGCTTTACCCTAACTGTGCCATCATTTGCCCCCTTTCCTCTAAGGAAAAAACGCTTAACTTTTGCGATAGGCATTTTTTCCACTCTATCAAGCTGATAAATACCATTTGCTGCATTCTCGAGCACATTAGTATCGATATCAGTTGCGATAATTTTCACTGGAGGGGTAAGGCTATTAAAGGCCTCACATACAGTCATAGCAATAGAGTAAGGTTCCTCCCCGGTCGAACTGGCTGAACACCAAATTTGAATTTCACCATGCCTATGCTTAACAAAGTCAGCCAATACGGGGAAATGATGGGCTTCACGAAAAAAAGAAGTGAGATTTGTCGTCAGCGCGTTAATGAATGCCTCCCACTCTTCATGATGAGCATTCGACGTCAAAGTATCTAAATAGCGTGAAAAACTATTAAATGCCAGCACACGCAATCGACGCGCCAACCGGCTGTAGACCATATCTTGTTTGTTATCAGATAAGGATATACCTGCACGCTGATAGATCATTTCACGCACACGATTAAAGTCCTTATCAGTAAAACTGAATTCCTTATTATTGTCTGTACTTACTTTAGCCATGACATTCCTAATATTTCTATAAGACTAATAATCTTGCACTGTAATCAACTATTTTTTGTATGTGCATATTAGAACGACGACCCACTACAACATAGATTAGAACTCCTGCCATTCCTCCCCTACACTATCAATTTCTTCATGCTGTGGCTGACGCGCAACAGGTTCTTCT encodes:
- a CDS encoding CheR family methyltransferase, encoding MAKVSTDNNKEFSFTDKDFNRVREMIYQRAGISLSDNKQDMVYSRLARRLRVLAFNSFSRYLDTLTSNAHHEEWEAFINALTTNLTSFFREAHHFPVLADFVKHRHGEIQIWCSASSTGEEPYSIAMTVCEAFNSLTPPVKIIATDIDTNVLENAANGIYQLDRVEKMPIAKVKRFFLRGKGANDGTVRVKQALRDLITFQPLNLLAPTWPISGPFDVIFCRNVMIYFDKPTQAKILDRFAQIMKSDGLLFAGHSENFLNVTNRFKLLSKTVYALNHSTHIK